Proteins from a single region of Thermotoga maritima MSB8:
- the rsgA gene encoding ribosome small subunit-dependent GTPase A, which yields MNLRRRGIVVSFHSNMVTVEDEETGERILCKLRGKFRLQNLKIYVGDRVEYTPDETGSGVIENVLHRKNLLTKPHVANVDQVILVVTVKMPETSTYIIDKFLVLAEKNELETVMVINKMDLYDEDDLRKVRELEEIYSGLYPIVKTSAKTGMGIEELKEYLKGKISTMAGLSGVGKSSLLNAINPGLKLRVSEVSEKLQRGRHTTTTAQLLKFDFGGYVVDTPGFANLEINDIEPEELKHYFKEFGDKQCFFSDCNHVDEPECGVKEAVENGEIAESRYENYVKMFYELLGRRKK from the coding sequence ATGAACTTGAGAAGAAGAGGAATAGTGGTGAGTTTTCACTCGAACATGGTCACGGTCGAAGACGAGGAAACTGGTGAAAGAATCCTCTGCAAACTGAGGGGGAAATTTCGCCTGCAGAATCTCAAGATATACGTTGGAGACAGGGTGGAGTACACACCGGATGAAACAGGATCCGGAGTCATAGAGAACGTGCTACACAGGAAAAATCTACTCACCAAACCTCACGTCGCCAATGTGGATCAAGTGATTCTCGTGGTAACGGTGAAAATGCCGGAAACTTCGACCTACATAATCGATAAATTTCTTGTTCTCGCTGAAAAGAACGAACTGGAAACGGTGATGGTCATCAACAAGATGGACCTCTACGATGAAGACGATCTGAGGAAGGTAAGAGAGCTGGAAGAGATCTATTCTGGACTCTATCCAATCGTGAAAACCAGTGCGAAAACCGGAATGGGAATCGAAGAGCTCAAGGAATATCTGAAGGGAAAGATCAGCACGATGGCCGGACTCTCCGGAGTTGGAAAAAGTAGCTTGCTCAACGCCATAAATCCCGGTTTGAAATTACGGGTGAGCGAAGTTTCAGAGAAACTCCAAAGGGGAAGGCATACTACAACAACTGCCCAGCTCTTGAAATTCGATTTCGGAGGTTACGTAGTCGATACTCCGGGTTTCGCAAATCTGGAGATCAACGACATAGAACCCGAGGAACTGAAACACTACTTCAAGGAATTTGGAGACAAACAGTGTTTCTTCTCGGACTGCAACCACGTGGATGAACCGGAGTGTGGAGTGAAAGAAGCCGTGGAGAACGGAGAAATCGCAGAAAGTCGATACGAAAACTACGTGAAGATGTTTTACGAGCTTCTGGGAAGGAGGAAAAAGTAA
- a CDS encoding PASTA domain-containing protein, translating into MRVFLGIIIGIVVGGLFFLFTMKFYQSQYSTVPDVVGLSGTEACERLKTSGLFCDKSSSETVVDTYPRAGSRVKKGRTVNLYYENPQKKIVPRLSQLNFPVAEEILKRLGWNYETVYFPFGTEKDRVLATYPKEGQIYNGKLILLIDTGEKESYFLVENFVGKKVDELKDDPRVLLLGTGDTVVAQYPPEGSIATKVILILGEE; encoded by the coding sequence ATGAGGGTGTTTCTCGGAATAATAATCGGCATCGTGGTTGGTGGCCTTTTCTTTTTGTTCACAATGAAGTTTTATCAGAGTCAGTACAGCACGGTACCGGACGTTGTCGGGCTTTCTGGAACAGAAGCGTGTGAAAGACTGAAAACGTCTGGTTTGTTTTGTGACAAGTCTTCTTCCGAAACGGTGGTGGACACTTATCCACGAGCCGGTTCAAGGGTGAAAAAGGGAAGAACGGTGAATCTCTACTACGAAAACCCCCAGAAAAAAATTGTGCCTCGTCTTTCACAGCTGAATTTCCCAGTCGCAGAAGAGATCCTGAAAAGGCTCGGGTGGAATTACGAAACCGTTTATTTTCCTTTTGGCACTGAAAAAGACAGGGTTCTCGCAACCTATCCGAAAGAGGGGCAGATCTACAATGGGAAATTAATTCTTCTTATTGATACAGGAGAAAAAGAAAGCTATTTTCTGGTAGAAAATTTTGTGGGCAAAAAAGTGGACGAACTGAAGGACGATCCCCGTGTTTTGCTACTTGGAACAGGTGATACGGTGGTGGCACAGTATCCCCCGGAAGGTTCTATAGCAACGAAAGTTATCCTCATCCTTGGGGAGGAATGA